The stretch of DNA AAATACCAGACACAGCCTATGATGGAcaggaaaggaaattttcttcctaaaattacgtttaagtaacatacttaccgtgacccactagtgcagactccagcaggggtctgattcctgtcctgtgcaaactactacccgcctatgcggagaaaacgaaagtagctacggccgataacctcccgaagtaggttacctcccctgtgcatccctgaccaGCGGCCTTTTTCCAGCacccatcttgactcctgatcctgtgctcttcatacggctaagtttttttttcgtatttctgtctgtctatcaattctttgacactcatgttttgtatctgacaaagacttgtatcaggtcacaaacttacttagctcgtTTGGTCAATCAAGCTAAAATTATGGCGCAATCTCAATCGTAAGGGATTATAATCCCATGATTAAAATTTTTAGGTGCGGTGTCCAATTGTCCAGTTTTTAATCTCAGGACTTACTGtcaatctgttgttttttttaaacaaaaacaacaaaatacatatacatataatcttttaaagtataaaaaaaacccacaaaatataCAGACTGATATATATACATGGAAAATGGAAGAAGAGATCCCAAACACACTCATCAAAAGTATCATGAGCACTCAACATATTTTAaaatctaaaaaacaaaacaaaacaaaaaatcgcaGCTAGCAAACTAGCAAAATGATCGAAACACACATCCTTAACACCAAAGACAGACCATGGACAGCACATTTTGTGAGTAAAatgttgaggtgttttttttatacatctcTTCATGTTAAGACTGCTTTTGTTGAAACATTTACTCCACCGTCATATTCACCCCCATCCACTCAAATTGCACTGTACCTTCCTGCAACACTCTCAGATTAACACCCTTGTTTCCAGTCAGTCTCCTATACCTTTACAGGAACATGAAAACATCTGACAcattccccccattttttttttttttttttttttttttttactctccatACTCTCTCCTCAACTCCTTCAGTCTTCAGTCAATATCTCAGTAAAGGCTCTCATTTCTAAACCACCATATCAGGGTatggtaaataaaacaacaacaaatttgaaTATCCACTGTTCGGTTGAATATCCACTGTTCGGTCTACATTTTTCTTACATTGAAGAGCCATGTTCTAAGCAGTGCTGTTTCCACTCACCAAAAACACATCTTTAGAGGAAAcctaggaacaaaaaaaaaaaaaagtgctggaaaaagaatataacaacaataaaaaaaacaacacctcacaacacatTCCAACCAACCAAAGTTACCACACCAGACTCCTCCTAAACAATGCTGATAACATGCATTCTAACCACTCACTTTGCCTTCTGTTCCCTATCAGAGACACACCATGtaaaacactgccacacacaacactacacacgctCCAGTTGCCATCAGTCGAGCTGGATCACTGGCTGGACCCCGTGGGAGATGCTCTTGGTCTGTCGCACTTTGTTGATGGCCACCCGCAGGTCCTGCATCGTCATCTCACGAAGGCTGCCACTGCCAACGCAAACAATCAATGCAGGGgaagaataaacaaaagaaaaataggaaaaaagtTTCATTGTCAGGAAAGGTACTTGAAtgatgggggtggttggggtgggggggaggggggtaagcaGGGGAAGGTAAAATGAAAAGTATGTATGTGAATTAAAGCATGATAGAAGAGGAAGATCCATGACaattttcaaacagaaaaaaaaaagatactaacaaaagaaagaagaaaaaaactggtttaaggaaaaaaaaagtaaaaactgaATCTCCTTTTATTTTCAAGCTTATGGACGTTGGATCAAATGAAACGTTCTACCAGTGCAAACTTGTCCACAAACAGCAAGGCACAACACGTATTTCTAAGTGTTAAAAACAAAAGCGTATTCTGTGGTTGTGCCCAAGGAAAGATCATTTGTTTGATATCAAATATATGCCATTACAGACATTCCTGATAATGTTCAGGAAATGTGGCCAATGTCACACACAATGTCAAGAGTCATTCAATATCATATGTATGCCTAAACAATAAGAGGTGAGGTATATTAACAatatttttcagaaaaaaaaactgatgggAAAACTAACAGTGTGTCTGAGTAATTGTACACTGACACAGCATGTTTATCAACACAGTGACACCCTATATTTTACATTCCTATCATGGAAGGAAATCATTTGAATGAACATCTTTGAATTCTATCTAATGCTTTTACTTGATGTGTTAATAAAATCTAATGTTTTTTTATTGTATGTTTATAAATCAATGCTTTcgtagtttgtaattttcagtgatgaaCTTGCTAAAACTGATCCTTTACAGggacttaaattaagattgtaaattcatcttaaataaccaacacttcattttatactcattagaaagttgGTATTGAGCTCTTTGCTTTGCGACCAATCcgatgtaaatcggttcaggaatcatttagaaatctatcactaaacatctgacaacaaacacagattacTCAAATATTCAACCCAACAGACATGATTTGCTTACAGCCACTCAGTGTGATCCTTAAATCATCTTTATCAAATGCTTCTGTTTGACATGTCTATAAAACAAACTTCAAAACATATAGTTCCTGCAAAACAGTCAAATTCATGACAAAAAGCATAGACACTATAGAATAAACTAACATTCACCAGACAACTAACCTGTGCTGTTGGATCTCGTGGGGCCTCCCATGAAAGTAGTCATGGACCGTAGTGACGGCAGCTGCACGACACACCTCTCGTAGATCGCTGCCAGAGAACCCATCCATCAGCTCGCTCAGCTCAGCATAGTTCAATGATGCAACCTGCACATTCACACTCTGCCTTGACTGTCAGTCTATGTGTACCTCATATGTTCCCTtctactctctttttcttttctttattcttatttatatttttttcttaatatcTCTCTTGAGTTTACTCTGAATGCAACGCTTTAGTGTAAAGAAGATGATGGGCGCAAAAACTGAGTGGCTAAagtgtttgactttcaatctgagattCCCAGGTTTAAATCCCTGTcaaggtgcctggtgggtaaagggtggagatctttactAATATTCCAGGTCGAcagatgagcagacctgctagtgcctgaacccctccaTGTGCATAAGCatggcagaagatcaaatacgcatggtaaagatcctgttatccatgttagCATTCTTGGAAGCAAGAACTTACCTGGCATGCACAtcgcccccatccacacccccaaaaaaacaaagtatgactgcccacatggcaggggcaaaaacggtcatacacatgaaagcccactcatgtacacaagtgaacgtgggagttgcagcccactaacgaaggAGTGTGAAGAAGGCATTTTTCTTTACCCACTTTGCAGAAGGTCATACAATACATAGCATAAAAATTGTTAGTCTGTGTTTTCTCATGGATAAACAGGTATTTGTTAAATCAAATAAAATTAAATACATTTAATAACTCCTTCCAAAATGGATGTTGGCTGTCTAGTGTGGTAAAAACTGTCCTACACATAAAAGAATACCAGTGCAATAGATAACAGAGCACATGAAAATCACCAGCCCTGAATGCAGAAGACATCTAAATTTATCTACAGAAATTACACATCTTAATCATATGCCTCAACCCTGAGTGTGGCATCACTATCAGTTTGTACTACAGACtagaaacaaaataaattaaagtGACTAAGGAACTGGACTGGCCACTGGATGTTTCTATGTGTGCAGTATCTTGAGCTCACTGAGCAATATGTCCTATTTTCAGCCCTTTTATCATTCTTGATAGGCCTGGACCTTCTTTTGAAACTGCATATGCGTGAAAGTGGTAATAAACACATCTCAGCTGTTGAGTCATTCATATGCTTCAGTCTGCTTCATATGAAACTGACTTGCCAATGCAAGCCCTGGTGTTCTCATTTATCAAAATATGTTTCTGTGAAACTTGAAATGGACGGAGAATTATTTAACCCTCCTTCAACATTTACATCCGATAGCGGCTTGTAGTGTAACACCCAAACTTGCCCGGTAATGCTTGCTGAACATGTGCTTACTATGGGCGCAaccattgttgtttacataaacgAGACTTTTCAGAGTAcgatttgcttgaattttgaaAAAGTTGCAAATTTTTTgagttgcaagatgagtttgatgaTTGCCGAGAGCTTTATCATAATCTGAACGacgattctgaagatgattttgatccattttaatgatttttgcgtGAGAATCTTAGAAAAATCAACAgtactgagtgacctagatatcGACTGACTGAATTTTGCTGACAATGAGAGTAAAGTTGGCACTTTGAATACAGTGAACTGATTGCCAGCCCTCCAAAGTCAAACACCAGACTTCCAAAATCAatactgtcagtgagtcagtcttgatttcactgatatttattggcATTCATCATGATCTTCCCTACTGTGCTAGTTCAATGGACTGTATTACTGATTTGGTTAAGTTTTAccaaagttttgaagtttcaaTGTTGCGAGATGAGTTTAATGACTGTTGAGAGTCGTAGTGCAATCTGAACGACTATGAAGATGATTTATGTGTGATAATTTCGTAAAAGTCAAtcgtactgagtgacctagacaCTGACTGAATGAGTTTCACCAATATTGAGAGTGTAGTCGGTACTTTGAGTGTGAATCGATCGCCTGAACTCCGAAATCATGAATCGATCACCAAACCTCCGAAATTGTGAATCAACTGCCAGACTTTCAAAATTGTGAATCGATCGCTGGACCTCCAAACTCGTGAACTGATCTCCGGACAGTCGGAATTGATGCTGTCAGTTGTTGATTTCACTGATACTTATTGGCGTTCTGCATgatcttcctgattttgctagttcaatggatcatacttttcttttcattatgaaaTAATTACATGTGAGgtaagtttgttgtttgtttttgtttgtttgctgttgtttttctcaccaccatcatatgaaaacacatcatccctcaaaatgaaaagaacataaaaatcagcatgttcattaTTGCAATTTAAactgagtaagaaaaagaaaaaaaagaagatgtgttAGAAGACACTGCAGACCAGACAAACTTATTCcaaagaaaatcatactgtaattaaaagaatttttttcaaagCTGACCAACAAATCTGACActtatttttttgttgtaaatacaaagcaacatgagcctggaaataaaaaattcttttgcaactttattctgtgtagaatgcaggaaaaacTAATATGTGCAATaaaagaaggtaattatattcttcatcaattaaaaaaattacCCACTATCAAAAATCGCAAGAGTCATTCCCCTCGGCATTGGATTTCATGGGTGATTAGTGCTTGGCGACCTGGGGGTAAGAGGTTTAATAGGAATGAAGAAAAACCTTGAAACCAAGTTCTCGTACTTAGCCCCTTCACAATTTTGATCTGAACTGACCTCACATTTCGCTTCTTAATCTACTTCTCAATCTTCTTGGCCATCTTGCCAAACGAAGGAAGGTGAAGAAAGTAAATCAAATAGGAACCTTTGTGACAATAAGTTTACTATGTTCATCAACTCAGATCTAATAATAAAGATATGATCCACGATAATCTTTGCACAGTTGCGAGAACATGAATATAATAAATAGTGACTAAGTTTTGACTTTGCAACTTGCTTTAAAAACTTGTGttcaatatgttaaaaaaaaggttttatgaTATTTTTTCTTCAAATAGCAACAATATAAAACCCAAACCACTGAACAATTTTCTCACTCAACATGATCTTACAGCTAATAATCTTCACAAGAGACAGCCCTTTTAATGTAACACACAAATCCAGATTTTCTTTACAGCCTACCTTTTCCTTGCTCAGAATGATCTGCAGAATAGACTGGCGCTGCAATAGACCctagaaaataacaaaacaaaatgagaatgaaattagaattaaatataataaacatTATTCTACAAGCAGCAAATAATGCACATAACAACACTTGCATCGCTAAACACTACAGTTTAAAATTAAAATACTGTCACTGAGATACATGACATCACTAAATAGGCAATTTTAATGGAGTGAAAATTGTAAGATTACCAAAATCACTTCACTCTTTGAAAAACTGTTTACATCATTCATCTCCCTTGTATCAACAATGACCttttggcgtgggggtggggaaagggggccAGACACTCTTCTAAGCAAGCTATCCACTTTAATAATGAAAGAAAGGATGTTTTTCTATAACTaacaacacccacccctctccactaccTTCCTCCTACCAGCTTCACCCCCCAACTCATTCtccaattaagaaaaaaaaaaaaaataaataaataaaaaattataaacaACACACCGGCAAACCGATATGGAACATGCTGGGCATGCGACGGAGGATGGCGGCATCAACGTCCTGTGGCCGGTTGGTTGCACCCATGACCATGACGTTGCAGTCAGGGTCAGTCAGCAGACCGTCCCAGAAGCTCATGAACTGAGTCTTGATCATGGCAGTGGCCTCGTGGTCAGTGGACGTCCGTGAGCGCAGGAATGAATCTAATGAAAGACATGAAGATGATCAGATTTACTGATATACTGTGAGAGAAATTCTGATTCTTGAAGGCAAGATAGACAAAATATCCATGAGAGATAGTTGCAGCAAATAATGACTAACACAATCAatgtacaaaaaagaagaaaaaaaaaatgaatgtcagaaaaagaaattaaatttgATGACAGAAAGTTAAATAATATGAGTTAGAATAAATCTCATTATTAAAAGCAAGATCAGCAAAATATTCAAGAAGAGATTTGATTTGCAACAACTTAATTGATATTCTTTAATGAAAAACTCATAGGACAGAGACATCAactcatatgcatacacacacacacacacacacacactctctctctctcgtgaatacAACATCTTTAAAGCAATTACAATATTTTACATAACATTGTTGTGTTTTAACTCACCTATCTCATCAATGAAAATGATTGTTGGCTGCAGTTTGATGGCCTGCAAACAGAGAAAACACAATCCTAACTCTGATCTCAAGTCCATTCATTCTGCAGTCAGTGTTCTAACCAAAAGACATTTTGAACAAAGAATCAAAAATGCAACCTTCCTTGtgcatgtttaactcactccggacaaacagttttctcccttgctttcccatGCAGACGACCCATCTGTTAGGGTTAggcaaaaaatcacaaaaaatacaaaaaacaaagtaaCTGTATGAAACTctctgtacttgacccactgacaccTCTTCTACCGTTGTGTGTAtgccctaccccctccctctcttcacagccctaagaagctgagtcactgtcagtatcttcttgctggtagctttcttcactgcagatactttattcaacgtcttcatcatccttgtcgatgtcgaaaccttcagtttgaagcatttcaatcacttcagcagcagtaaacaaCCGATGTCGTGATCGAGTTTGCTCCAGAAATTTCCACTTCTATTGCCTGTGACGCCATTTTCAATACATATGCAGATTCgtttgtcatgtggggtaccaggGTTAACGGCTGGCCAGAGAGTGTATAGTCACAGaaacctcatgaagaaactttccattcgacccttgacacattcacaatgcctagtgtagctgcgatttttatgctaccccatgaggaaaacatggacaaATTTTTAACTGTTGAaactgctatagcgttccatcgtccggaacactaccttacgtcaggaacgctatagcattccatcgtccggagtgaggtAAGGAATATCATACTCCTGTTATAAAATGAAAAAGCAAGTTGAGGGGAGTTTGTTATAAAAAGCAATTCATTTCAAAATTGTAGAGTTATCCACAAAAACAATTCCTCACTTTAAATACATTGAAACATCTTACATGAAATCTCAGATGTTGAAAACGTTATGTTTTATTTTCCTCAAATGATAAAACgttatgttttattttcctaAAATATCATCCTTATCTTAATTCAAATACACTGATACATCTTCCCTGAAATGTCAGGTGAACAACATCGCTTTGATTAAAAATAAGTTTTTCAAGTGCTAATGAAGCATGCATTTGTCATACAAAGTCTGATGACAATGAACTCATACATGGTAAGCAAAGAACAGGATGACAAGGTTACAAACCCATGGACATACATAAATGTACTAAGTAACTGAGTTTGACTTCTGCGTTCTTTCATGACGGACTTGTTATGCTCTTGAGTTTATACATTATTGCATTAGTGTTTCTTGACATGTCAACTTAACATTTTATGTTTCGATGCATAACATCATCAGTCTTGCCCACATGTTTAACAATGAAATGGAGttcaaaatcatattcataaaatTAATATGTACTTTCACTCATCCATAAccatacatacagaaacagagccCGAGcctcagagaagaaaaagagagaaagacacacagagagtgacagacatacacagagacagaacaagcaAGTAGGAAATACAGGTAATAAATCAAATTCACCAGAGAAAAGACGGCTTCTGCTCGTTTCTGAGACTCTCCATACCATTTGTCTACCAGGGATGACACTTGCAAGTTAATGAATCTTGCacctgaaaaataaaaaaagcaacaacttccCTTTAAAAACTTATGTTTAAATTAGTATTGTGTGGTAGAAAATGACTTTCCAAGCATACAGTATACACATGTGAAGACTAttttcaaataaataaatcacagcATTTTACATTACAAAGCATTTTATCCAGGAGAATGACCATTCACTAGATGACAAGAGGACATGATTTTGACAGCTGGAGAGATGGTAAGAAATGAACAGGTCGTTCAGGCAACTGATTAACTTTCAAGATCAGTTGATTGTAAGTCTTCATGCTTGTCCTATGCTACAATGACTAGTCATAACACATGATTTCAGTTTCCAAGGGAATGATGTTATGAGAACTAATACAGGCATATATCATACGCCACAGTGAAACTACTCAAAATCTACAAGGTAGCTACATAAATTCTTACAAAATAACCAGCCATCGCTCTcacttccctttttttccctctgataagaaaaagaagacttcCCAATTTTTCATACAAGTACATACATACTTTCACACTATCTTAAACATAAATCTTACCAGCAGCTTTTGCTGTGGCCTTGGCGATCATTGTTTTTCCACATCCTGGAGGTCCATGTAGCAACACACCTGAAGTATACAGACACAATCTCATTATTTTATATCCTTCTAAGTCAGTAAGTGTAACTGTATTGCAAAGATGTGGgctgcatatgaatgtgtgtgcgtgtggtgtgtgtgtatgtgtgtgtgtgcgcgcgcgtgcgtgcatgtgcatgtacatgcatgcgtgcatgtgtgtgtgtgtgaaataataatGGTCTATCCAAGTTTTGCAGACCATCTGGCCCATACAAACAGAAGATAGCATATACTTAGCATGCTATATTGGTGAGTGCACGAGGTTTCTTTCAATAAAACTTTTATCTATTAAGTTTAGAAGAaagcattaactcactcgggacgacaagttttctcccttgcttttccccactgatggcccatttgtaagggtttgaaaaaaattacaaaaaatacaaaatactgtgtaagaaaatgaaactttcagaactggtttattacatgttgagctattacatataaaaaaaaatcaaatttctcctcttatttttacagttttgccatatgtagaaaatactgccgatTTTTCATCCCGAATCACCATatccatgctcgctttctgcattaaattcactttcttctttgtcatcatccacttCTTCCatgtctgacccttcagtttgtagcatttcaagtacttcggcaaccctaaaacgttgccgtcactgccttgttcacttcacaacattctgagaagagcccgctttgctaacaggctggcacacgagcagacaaccggtcagtgactttgtcagcatgcgtgcgagacgggccacacatcccaggctgaccaatcatactgttcgattgtggagtgacccagaatagcacactctgcttggctaatcacaaaatcacgtgtacagcgcatgatggaattttactttcggagaatgctattccattccttcgtccgaatacgttttgtgcttcgtctggaaagagttaagtaagcatgatcatcatgatgtagGTGGGTGAATAAGGTTTCTCTCAACAAAATTTACCTGTTCATTAAGTTTTTCTCAACAAAATGAATGTATTCACTAATCCATAAAGCCAACCATCTACCTACCCATAACATTCGTTCACATACAATTCCCACAACAGGGAAAAGAAGACTACACCACCTTTGGGAGGCTGGAGAAGGGGGGAATGCCGGAAGAGTTCAGTGTGTTTGAAGGGCAGGATGACGGTTTCCCGGATGTCCCTGATTATGTCCTCCAGGCCTCCGATGTTGGACCAACTGATCTCCATGGACTGGGGGTCCACCAGGTTGGACGCAATGCACAGCTCGTACTCTGACAGCTGCACCACAggtgttggtgggtttgtttttttttcatttaatgatatatatgatagtcacaTGATCTCTAACTATTAccctcagaacagcagtggaggcagcCACTGTCATGACTGTCTGGGATAAGATATGAATACAGTGAAGAGAGTGTTTTGTCCAAGTTATGTccacactctctcagccaagagggcttcaggaTTGTAGGTGCTGGGATGGTTCAAATAGCCCCCCAAGGCCACACAAcacagagccagtgcaatcttgcttcttagtttgagagtcatagtccttcacatgagactaatctgtaaatgaattcctactgcagtggagaaaccactgatcatataGCTCTCACTATGCTGTTACTGGTTAGCCCAACTGAAAGCATATGTCAATCTTTGATATAAACAAAGTGTTGCACCACAGGTATGCCATGGATAAAGACCAGGTGGTTAAACTTTAAGGTGAAGTTCTTACCATGCACTGATGTTTGTATGATACACAAGGTAACATCATTTATGTTTTCAGTGTGTAACAGAAAGCATGTTTTGATTTGTCTGTTTAGAAATAATTCCAGTAAGTTTAttttccacccctcccacccgcttttgttttgttgtttgctcgtttgtctgtcactagtgtcagaCCGGGAAAAACACCGGGTTATCGATGGAAAAATTCtagtctttgtttttgttaaaaTCAATGAGAAAGTTACTTCAGACAATAAATGCAATAGTCACTTCATcattacaaattaaaaaaaaaaacatatgattACAGCATTTTCAAAAGACAAAAGAGTAAACTACAGCTATCAAAATTAATACAATCACCAGAATTAAACGTAACTTATACAGTTATAGAACATCAACAGTGAATGTGTGATGACAGAATTTTCATAACAGGAAGtactga from Babylonia areolata isolate BAREFJ2019XMU chromosome 18, ASM4173473v1, whole genome shotgun sequence encodes:
- the LOC143292733 gene encoding outer mitochondrial transmembrane helix translocase-like, producing the protein MAKNLPNFKDIIARATSTGMEKVPTEAAAPMTEAKTAITRNDVVAKLISTFLGIAASFTITYFGVKWLVNAMDPTRKEKQAAQARAQKMLEQLGVDNATKLSEYELCIASNLVDPQSMEISWSNIGGLEDIIRDIRETVILPFKHTELFRHSPLLQPPKGVLLHGPPGCGKTMIAKATAKAAGARFINLQVSSLVDKWYGESQKRAEAVFSLAIKLQPTIIFIDEIDSFLRSRTSTDHEATAMIKTQFMSFWDGLLTDPDCNVMVMGATNRPQDVDAAILRRMPSMFHIGLPGLLQRQSILQIILSKEKVASLNYAELSELMDGFSGSDLREVCRAAAVTTVHDYFHGRPHEIQQHSGSLREMTMQDLRVAINKVRQTKSISHGVQPVIQLD